One Scophthalmus maximus strain ysfricsl-2021 chromosome 9, ASM2237912v1, whole genome shotgun sequence genomic region harbors:
- the LOC118319195 gene encoding UDP-N-acetylglucosamine--peptide N-acetylglucosaminyltransferase 110 kDa subunit isoform X10: MASSVGNVADSTGLAELAHREYQSGDFEAAERHCMQLWRQEPDNTGVLLLLSSIHFQCRRLDRSAHFSTLAIKQNPMLAEAYSNLGNVYKERGQLQEAIEHYRHALRLKPDFIDGYINLAAALVAAGDMEGAVQAYVSALQYNPDLYCVRSDLGNLLKALGRLEEAKACYLKAIETQPNFAVAWSNLGCVFNAQGEIWLAIHHFEKAVTLDPNFLDAYINLGNVLKEARIFDRAVAGYLRALSLSPNHAVVHGNLACVYYEQGLIDLAIDTYRRAIELQPHFPDAYCNLANALKEKGNVSEAEECYNTALRLCPTHADSLNNLANIKREQGNIEDAVQLYRKALEVFPEFAAAHSNLASVLQQQGKLQEALMHYKEAIRISPTFADAYSNMGNTLKEMQDVQGALQCYTRAIQINPAFADAHSNLASIHKDSGNIPEAIASYRTALKLKPDFPDAYCNLAHCLQIVCDWTDYDERMKKLVSIVADQLDKNRLPSVHPHHSMLYPLSHGFRKAIAERHGNLCLDKINALHKPAFEYPKDLKASGGRLRIGYVSSDFGNHPTSHLMQSIPGMHNPEKFEVFCYALSPDDSTNFRVKVVAEAHHFTDLSQIPCNGKAADRIHQDGVHILVNMNGYTKGARNELFALRPAPIQAMWLGYPGTSGAPFMDYIITDKETSPLEVAEQYSEKLAYMPNTFFIGDHANMFPHLKKKAVIDFKSNGHIFDNRIVLNGIDVKAFLDSLPDVKVIKMKCDNNQEAAGDTNGALSMPVIPMNTAAEAIINMINQGQIQVTINGFTVSNGLATTQINNKAATGEEVPRTVVVTTRSQYGLPEDSIVYCNFNQLYKIDPPTLQMWANILKRVPNSVLWLLRFPAVGEPNIQQYALNMGLPGSRIIFSPVAPKEEHVRRGQLADVCLDTPLCNGHTTGMDVLWAGTPMVTMPGETLASRVAASQLNCLGCPELIAHSRQDYEDIAVKLGSDMEYLKMVRARVWKQRICSPLFNTKLYSTELEKLYLQMWEHHSNGNKPEHMVKFQTVETSENA; this comes from the exons ATGGCGAGCTCCGTGGGGAACGTGGCCGATAGCACAG GGTTGGCCGAGCTGGCGCACCGGGAGTATCAGTCCGGGGACTTTGAGGCAGCCGAGCGCCACTGCATGCAGCTGTGGAGGCAGGAGCCTGATAACACAGGcgtgctgctgctcctgtccTCCATCCACTTCCAGTGCCGAAGACTCGACAG GTCTGCGCACTTCAGCACTTTGGCCATCAAACAGAACCCGATGTTGGCTGAAGCTTACTCCAACCTGGGGAACGTGTACAAGGAGCGTGGCCAACTGCAGGAGGCCATAGAGCACTATCGCCATGCTCTAAGACTAAAGCCAGATTTTATCGATGGATACATCAACTTGGCAGCTGCTCTGGTGGCTGCAGGGGACATGGAAGGAGCAGTCCAGGCTTATGTGTCTGCATTACAGTACAACCCT gaTCTTTATTGTGTGCGAAGTGACCTGGGCAACTTGCTTAAAGCCCTCGGGCGTTTGGAAGAGGCCAAG GCTTGTTACCTGAAAGCCATTGAGACTCAGCCCAACTTTGCAGTGGCTTGGAGCAACCTGGGGTGCGTGTTCAACGCCCAGGGGGAGATATGGCTGGCCATACACCATTTTGAAAAG GCTGTCACTCTGGATCCAAATTTCCTTGACGCTTACATCAATTTAGGAAACGTTTTGAAGGAAGCCAGAATCTTTGACCG GGCTGTGGCTGGATACCTGAGAGCCCTGAGTCTGAGCCCCAACCATGCAGTTGTCCATGGAAACCTGGCCTGCGTCTACTACGAGCAAGGTCTCATTGACCTGGCTATTGACACCTACCGTCGCGCCATTGAATTGCAGCCCCACTTCCCAGACGCCTACTGCAATTTGGCAAATGCCCTTAAGGAGAAAGGCAAT GTTTCTGAAGCAGAAGAGTGCTACAACACGGCCTTGCGTTTGTGTCCAACCCATGCAGACTCTCTTAACAACCTGGCAAATATCAAGCGTGAGCAGGGCAACATTGAGGATGCAGTCCAGCTCTACAGAAAAGCCCTAGAG gTGTTCCCAGAGTTTGCTGCAGCTCACTCTAACCTGGCCagtgtcctgcagcagcagggaaaaCTCCAGGAGGCTCTCATGCACTACAAAGAGGCCATTAG AATCAGCCCCACATTTGCTGATGCCTACTCAAACATGGGTAATACACTGAAGGAAATGCAAGACGTACAAGGAGCACTTCAATGCTACACCCGTGCTATCCAGATTAACCCTGCCTTTGCTGATGCTCACAGCAACCTGGCCTCTATCCACAAG GATTCTGGAAACATCCCAGAGGCTATTGCATCTTACCGCACAGCCTTGAAACTCAAGCCAGACTTCCCTGATGCTTACTGCAACTTGGCACATTGCCTACAG ATCGTGTGCGACTGGACAGATTATGACGAGCGGATGAAGAAGCTTGTGAGCATTGTGGCCGACCAGCTGGATAAGAACCGCTTGCCTTCAGTGCACCCACACCACAGCATGCTTTACCCACTCTCTCACGGCTTCCGCAAGGCCATTGCTGAACGCCATGGAAACCTATGCCTGGACAAG ATCAATGCACTGCACAAACCTGCTTTTGAGTATCCCAAGGACCTGAAGGCCAGTGGTGGTCGTCTGCGTATCGGCTACGTCAGCTCTGACTTTGGCAATCACCCCACTTCCCATCTGATGCAGTCGATTCCTGGAATGCACAATCCTGAGAAATTTGAG GTGTTCTGCTATGCGCTTAGCCCTGATGATAGCACCAACTTCCGTGTCAAAGTGGTAGCAGAGGCTCATCATTTCACAGACCTCTCACAG ATCCCTTGCAATGGAAAGGCAGCTGATCGTATTCATCAGGACGGAGTCCACATTCTGGTCAACATGAACGGATACACCAAAGGTGCCCGGAATGAACTGTTTGCCCTCCGCCCTGCCCCCATCCAG GCCATGTGGCTGGGTTATCCAGGAACCAGTGGGGCTCCCTTCATGGACTACATCATCACTGACAAGGAGACGTCACCACTGGAGGTAGCTGAGCAGTATTCAGAAAAACTGGCCTACATGCCCAATACGTTCTTCATTGGAGACCACGCCAACATGTTCCCTCACCTCAAG aaaAAGGCAGTGATCGATTTCAAGTCGAATGGACACATCTTTGACAACCGCATTGTTCTTAATGGTATTGATGTGAAGGCGTTTTTGGACAGTCTGCCCGATGTCAAAGTAATAAAG ATGAAGTGTGACAACAACCAGGAAGCTGCTGGGGACACAAATGGAGCGCTCTCCATGCCAGTGATTCCCATGAACACAGCAGCTGAAGCAATAATCAACATGATCAATCAGGGTCAAATCCAGGTCACGATCAATGGCTTCACTGTCAGCAATGGCCTGGCCACCACACAG ATCAATAACAAAGCTGCCACTGGCGAGGAGGTGCCACGCACGGTCGTTGTGACAACCCGCTCCCAGTATGGTCTTCCAGAGGACTCCATTGTCTACTGCAACTTCAACCAGCTCTACAAGATTGACCCCCCTACTCTTCAAATGTGGGCCAAC ATCCTGAAGCGTGTGCCCAATAGCGTGCTGTGGCTTCTTCGCTTCCCTGCAGTGGGCGAGCCCAACATCCAGCAGTACGCTCTGAACATGGGTCTGCCTGGCTCTCGCATCATCTTTTCTCCTGTGGCACCCAAGGAGGAGCATGTGAGAAGGGGCCAGCTGGCTGATGTGTGCCTGGACACTCCTCTGTGTAATGGTCACACCACAGGCATGGATGTTCTCTGGGCTGGAACACCCATGGTCACCATGCCAG GTGAGACCCTTGCTTCCCGTGTGGCTGCATCACAACTCAACTGTCTGGGCTGCCCCGAGCTAATAGCCCATAGTCGCCAGGACTATGAGGATATAGCAGTCAAACTGGGCTCTGACATGGAATA CCTGAAGATGGTGAGAGCTCGTGTTTGGAAGCAGCGAATCTGCAGCCCACTTTTCAACACCAAGCTGTACTCAACAGAACTGGAGAAGCTCTATCTGCAGATGTGGGAGCACCACAGCAATGGCAACAAGCCAGAACACATGGTCAAGTTCCAGACAGTGGAGACCAGTGAGAATGCCTGA
- the LOC118319195 gene encoding UDP-N-acetylglucosamine--peptide N-acetylglucosaminyltransferase 110 kDa subunit isoform X9: MASSVGNVADSTEPTKRMLSFQGLAELAHREYQSGDFEAAERHCMQLWRQEPDNTGVLLLLSSIHFQCRRLDRSAHFSTLAIKQNPMLAEAYSNLGNVYKERGQLQEAIEHYRHALRLKPDFIDGYINLAAALVAAGDMEGAVQAYVSALQYNPDLYCVRSDLGNLLKALGRLEEAKACYLKAIETQPNFAVAWSNLGCVFNAQGEIWLAIHHFEKAVTLDPNFLDAYINLGNVLKEARIFDRAVAGYLRALSLSPNHAVVHGNLACVYYEQGLIDLAIDTYRRAIELQPHFPDAYCNLANALKEKGNVSEAEECYNTALRLCPTHADSLNNLANIKREQGNIEDAVQLYRKALEVFPEFAAAHSNLASVLQQQGKLQEALMHYKEAIRISPTFADAYSNMGNTLKEMQDVQGALQCYTRAIQINPAFADAHSNLASIHKDSGNIPEAIASYRTALKLKPDFPDAYCNLAHCLQIVCDWTDYDERMKKLVSIVADQLDKNRLPSVHPHHSMLYPLSHGFRKAIAERHGNLCLDKINALHKPAFEYPKDLKASGGRLRIGYVSSDFGNHPTSHLMQSIPGMHNPEKFEVFCYALSPDDSTNFRVKVVAEAHHFTDLSQIPCNGKAADRIHQDGVHILVNMNGYTKGARNELFALRPAPIQAMWLGYPGTSGAPFMDYIITDKETSPLEVAEQYSEKLAYMPNTFFIGDHANMFPHLKKKAVIDFKSNGHIFDNRIVLNGIDVKAFLDSLPDVKVIKMKCDNNQEAAGDTNGALSMPVIPMNTAAEAIINMINQGQIQVTINGFTVSNGLATTQINNKAATGEEVPRTVVVTTRSQYGLPEDSIVYCNFNQLYKIDPPTLQMWANILKRVPNSVLWLLRFPAVGEPNIQQYALNMGLPGSRIIFSPVAPKEEHVRRGQLADVCLDTPLCNGHTTGMDVLWAGTPMVTMPGETLASRVAASQLNCLGCPELIAHSRQDYEDIAVKLGSDMEYLKMVRARVWKQRICSPLFNTKLYSTELEKLYLQMWEHHSNGNKPEHMVKFQTVETSENA, from the exons ATGGCGAGCTCCGTGGGGAACGTGGCCGATAGCACAG AACCGACAAAACGTATGCTTTCCTTCCAAGGGTTGGCCGAGCTGGCGCACCGGGAGTATCAGTCCGGGGACTTTGAGGCAGCCGAGCGCCACTGCATGCAGCTGTGGAGGCAGGAGCCTGATAACACAGGcgtgctgctgctcctgtccTCCATCCACTTCCAGTGCCGAAGACTCGACAG GTCTGCGCACTTCAGCACTTTGGCCATCAAACAGAACCCGATGTTGGCTGAAGCTTACTCCAACCTGGGGAACGTGTACAAGGAGCGTGGCCAACTGCAGGAGGCCATAGAGCACTATCGCCATGCTCTAAGACTAAAGCCAGATTTTATCGATGGATACATCAACTTGGCAGCTGCTCTGGTGGCTGCAGGGGACATGGAAGGAGCAGTCCAGGCTTATGTGTCTGCATTACAGTACAACCCT gaTCTTTATTGTGTGCGAAGTGACCTGGGCAACTTGCTTAAAGCCCTCGGGCGTTTGGAAGAGGCCAAG GCTTGTTACCTGAAAGCCATTGAGACTCAGCCCAACTTTGCAGTGGCTTGGAGCAACCTGGGGTGCGTGTTCAACGCCCAGGGGGAGATATGGCTGGCCATACACCATTTTGAAAAG GCTGTCACTCTGGATCCAAATTTCCTTGACGCTTACATCAATTTAGGAAACGTTTTGAAGGAAGCCAGAATCTTTGACCG GGCTGTGGCTGGATACCTGAGAGCCCTGAGTCTGAGCCCCAACCATGCAGTTGTCCATGGAAACCTGGCCTGCGTCTACTACGAGCAAGGTCTCATTGACCTGGCTATTGACACCTACCGTCGCGCCATTGAATTGCAGCCCCACTTCCCAGACGCCTACTGCAATTTGGCAAATGCCCTTAAGGAGAAAGGCAAT GTTTCTGAAGCAGAAGAGTGCTACAACACGGCCTTGCGTTTGTGTCCAACCCATGCAGACTCTCTTAACAACCTGGCAAATATCAAGCGTGAGCAGGGCAACATTGAGGATGCAGTCCAGCTCTACAGAAAAGCCCTAGAG gTGTTCCCAGAGTTTGCTGCAGCTCACTCTAACCTGGCCagtgtcctgcagcagcagggaaaaCTCCAGGAGGCTCTCATGCACTACAAAGAGGCCATTAG AATCAGCCCCACATTTGCTGATGCCTACTCAAACATGGGTAATACACTGAAGGAAATGCAAGACGTACAAGGAGCACTTCAATGCTACACCCGTGCTATCCAGATTAACCCTGCCTTTGCTGATGCTCACAGCAACCTGGCCTCTATCCACAAG GATTCTGGAAACATCCCAGAGGCTATTGCATCTTACCGCACAGCCTTGAAACTCAAGCCAGACTTCCCTGATGCTTACTGCAACTTGGCACATTGCCTACAG ATCGTGTGCGACTGGACAGATTATGACGAGCGGATGAAGAAGCTTGTGAGCATTGTGGCCGACCAGCTGGATAAGAACCGCTTGCCTTCAGTGCACCCACACCACAGCATGCTTTACCCACTCTCTCACGGCTTCCGCAAGGCCATTGCTGAACGCCATGGAAACCTATGCCTGGACAAG ATCAATGCACTGCACAAACCTGCTTTTGAGTATCCCAAGGACCTGAAGGCCAGTGGTGGTCGTCTGCGTATCGGCTACGTCAGCTCTGACTTTGGCAATCACCCCACTTCCCATCTGATGCAGTCGATTCCTGGAATGCACAATCCTGAGAAATTTGAG GTGTTCTGCTATGCGCTTAGCCCTGATGATAGCACCAACTTCCGTGTCAAAGTGGTAGCAGAGGCTCATCATTTCACAGACCTCTCACAG ATCCCTTGCAATGGAAAGGCAGCTGATCGTATTCATCAGGACGGAGTCCACATTCTGGTCAACATGAACGGATACACCAAAGGTGCCCGGAATGAACTGTTTGCCCTCCGCCCTGCCCCCATCCAG GCCATGTGGCTGGGTTATCCAGGAACCAGTGGGGCTCCCTTCATGGACTACATCATCACTGACAAGGAGACGTCACCACTGGAGGTAGCTGAGCAGTATTCAGAAAAACTGGCCTACATGCCCAATACGTTCTTCATTGGAGACCACGCCAACATGTTCCCTCACCTCAAG aaaAAGGCAGTGATCGATTTCAAGTCGAATGGACACATCTTTGACAACCGCATTGTTCTTAATGGTATTGATGTGAAGGCGTTTTTGGACAGTCTGCCCGATGTCAAAGTAATAAAG ATGAAGTGTGACAACAACCAGGAAGCTGCTGGGGACACAAATGGAGCGCTCTCCATGCCAGTGATTCCCATGAACACAGCAGCTGAAGCAATAATCAACATGATCAATCAGGGTCAAATCCAGGTCACGATCAATGGCTTCACTGTCAGCAATGGCCTGGCCACCACACAG ATCAATAACAAAGCTGCCACTGGCGAGGAGGTGCCACGCACGGTCGTTGTGACAACCCGCTCCCAGTATGGTCTTCCAGAGGACTCCATTGTCTACTGCAACTTCAACCAGCTCTACAAGATTGACCCCCCTACTCTTCAAATGTGGGCCAAC ATCCTGAAGCGTGTGCCCAATAGCGTGCTGTGGCTTCTTCGCTTCCCTGCAGTGGGCGAGCCCAACATCCAGCAGTACGCTCTGAACATGGGTCTGCCTGGCTCTCGCATCATCTTTTCTCCTGTGGCACCCAAGGAGGAGCATGTGAGAAGGGGCCAGCTGGCTGATGTGTGCCTGGACACTCCTCTGTGTAATGGTCACACCACAGGCATGGATGTTCTCTGGGCTGGAACACCCATGGTCACCATGCCAG GTGAGACCCTTGCTTCCCGTGTGGCTGCATCACAACTCAACTGTCTGGGCTGCCCCGAGCTAATAGCCCATAGTCGCCAGGACTATGAGGATATAGCAGTCAAACTGGGCTCTGACATGGAATA CCTGAAGATGGTGAGAGCTCGTGTTTGGAAGCAGCGAATCTGCAGCCCACTTTTCAACACCAAGCTGTACTCAACAGAACTGGAGAAGCTCTATCTGCAGATGTGGGAGCACCACAGCAATGGCAACAAGCCAGAACACATGGTCAAGTTCCAGACAGTGGAGACCAGTGAGAATGCCTGA
- the LOC118319195 gene encoding UDP-N-acetylglucosamine--peptide N-acetylglucosaminyltransferase 110 kDa subunit isoform X6, with protein MASSVGNVADSTEPTKRMLSFQGLAELAHREYQSGDFEAAERHCMQLWRQEPDNTGVLLLLSSIHFQCRRLDRSAHFSTLAIKQNPMLAEAYSNLGNVYKERGQLQEAIEHYRHALRLKPDFIDGYINLAAALVAAGDMEGAVQAYVSALQYNPDLYCVRSDLGNLLKALGRLEEAKACYLKAIETQPNFAVAWSNLGCVFNAQGEIWLAIHHFEKAVTLDPNFLDAYINLGNVLKEARIFDRAVAGYLRALSLSPNHAVVHGNLACVYYEQGLIDLAIDTYRRAIELQPHFPDAYCNLANALKEKGNVRKLVSEAEECYNTALRLCPTHADSLNNLANIKREQGNIEDAVQLYRKALEVFPEFAAAHSNLASVLQQQGKLQEALMHYKEAIRISPTFADAYSNMGNTLKEMQDVQGALQCYTRAIQINPAFADAHSNLASIHKDSGNIPEAIASYRTALKLKPDFPDAYCNLAHCLQIVCDWTDYDERMKKLVSIVADQLDKNRLPSVHPHHSMLYPLSHGFRKAIAERHGNLCLDKVLKTIKINALHKPAFEYPKDLKASGGRLRIGYVSSDFGNHPTSHLMQSIPGMHNPEKFEVFCYALSPDDSTNFRVKVVAEAHHFTDLSQIPCNGKAADRIHQDGVHILVNMNGYTKGARNELFALRPAPIQAMWLGYPGTSGAPFMDYIITDKETSPLEVAEQYSEKLAYMPNTFFIGDHANMFPHLKKKAVIDFKSNGHIFDNRIVLNGIDVKAFLDSLPDVKVIKMKCDNNQEAAGDTNGALSMPVIPMNTAAEAIINMINQGQIQVTINGFTVSNGLATTQINNKAATGEEVPRTVVVTTRSQYGLPEDSIVYCNFNQLYKIDPPTLQMWANILKRVPNSVLWLLRFPAVGEPNIQQYALNMGLPGSRIIFSPVAPKEEHVRRGQLADVCLDTPLCNGHTTGMDVLWAGTPMVTMPGETLASRVAASQLNCLGCPELIAHSRQDYEDIAVKLGSDMEYLKMVRARVWKQRICSPLFNTKLYSTELEKLYLQMWEHHSNGNKPEHMVKFQTVETSENA; from the exons ATGGCGAGCTCCGTGGGGAACGTGGCCGATAGCACAG AACCGACAAAACGTATGCTTTCCTTCCAAGGGTTGGCCGAGCTGGCGCACCGGGAGTATCAGTCCGGGGACTTTGAGGCAGCCGAGCGCCACTGCATGCAGCTGTGGAGGCAGGAGCCTGATAACACAGGcgtgctgctgctcctgtccTCCATCCACTTCCAGTGCCGAAGACTCGACAG GTCTGCGCACTTCAGCACTTTGGCCATCAAACAGAACCCGATGTTGGCTGAAGCTTACTCCAACCTGGGGAACGTGTACAAGGAGCGTGGCCAACTGCAGGAGGCCATAGAGCACTATCGCCATGCTCTAAGACTAAAGCCAGATTTTATCGATGGATACATCAACTTGGCAGCTGCTCTGGTGGCTGCAGGGGACATGGAAGGAGCAGTCCAGGCTTATGTGTCTGCATTACAGTACAACCCT gaTCTTTATTGTGTGCGAAGTGACCTGGGCAACTTGCTTAAAGCCCTCGGGCGTTTGGAAGAGGCCAAG GCTTGTTACCTGAAAGCCATTGAGACTCAGCCCAACTTTGCAGTGGCTTGGAGCAACCTGGGGTGCGTGTTCAACGCCCAGGGGGAGATATGGCTGGCCATACACCATTTTGAAAAG GCTGTCACTCTGGATCCAAATTTCCTTGACGCTTACATCAATTTAGGAAACGTTTTGAAGGAAGCCAGAATCTTTGACCG GGCTGTGGCTGGATACCTGAGAGCCCTGAGTCTGAGCCCCAACCATGCAGTTGTCCATGGAAACCTGGCCTGCGTCTACTACGAGCAAGGTCTCATTGACCTGGCTATTGACACCTACCGTCGCGCCATTGAATTGCAGCCCCACTTCCCAGACGCCTACTGCAATTTGGCAAATGCCCTTAAGGAGAAAGGCAATGTAAGGAAGTTG GTTTCTGAAGCAGAAGAGTGCTACAACACGGCCTTGCGTTTGTGTCCAACCCATGCAGACTCTCTTAACAACCTGGCAAATATCAAGCGTGAGCAGGGCAACATTGAGGATGCAGTCCAGCTCTACAGAAAAGCCCTAGAG gTGTTCCCAGAGTTTGCTGCAGCTCACTCTAACCTGGCCagtgtcctgcagcagcagggaaaaCTCCAGGAGGCTCTCATGCACTACAAAGAGGCCATTAG AATCAGCCCCACATTTGCTGATGCCTACTCAAACATGGGTAATACACTGAAGGAAATGCAAGACGTACAAGGAGCACTTCAATGCTACACCCGTGCTATCCAGATTAACCCTGCCTTTGCTGATGCTCACAGCAACCTGGCCTCTATCCACAAG GATTCTGGAAACATCCCAGAGGCTATTGCATCTTACCGCACAGCCTTGAAACTCAAGCCAGACTTCCCTGATGCTTACTGCAACTTGGCACATTGCCTACAG ATCGTGTGCGACTGGACAGATTATGACGAGCGGATGAAGAAGCTTGTGAGCATTGTGGCCGACCAGCTGGATAAGAACCGCTTGCCTTCAGTGCACCCACACCACAGCATGCTTTACCCACTCTCTCACGGCTTCCGCAAGGCCATTGCTGAACGCCATGGAAACCTATGCCTGGACAAGGTACTCAAAACGATCAAA ATCAATGCACTGCACAAACCTGCTTTTGAGTATCCCAAGGACCTGAAGGCCAGTGGTGGTCGTCTGCGTATCGGCTACGTCAGCTCTGACTTTGGCAATCACCCCACTTCCCATCTGATGCAGTCGATTCCTGGAATGCACAATCCTGAGAAATTTGAG GTGTTCTGCTATGCGCTTAGCCCTGATGATAGCACCAACTTCCGTGTCAAAGTGGTAGCAGAGGCTCATCATTTCACAGACCTCTCACAG ATCCCTTGCAATGGAAAGGCAGCTGATCGTATTCATCAGGACGGAGTCCACATTCTGGTCAACATGAACGGATACACCAAAGGTGCCCGGAATGAACTGTTTGCCCTCCGCCCTGCCCCCATCCAG GCCATGTGGCTGGGTTATCCAGGAACCAGTGGGGCTCCCTTCATGGACTACATCATCACTGACAAGGAGACGTCACCACTGGAGGTAGCTGAGCAGTATTCAGAAAAACTGGCCTACATGCCCAATACGTTCTTCATTGGAGACCACGCCAACATGTTCCCTCACCTCAAG aaaAAGGCAGTGATCGATTTCAAGTCGAATGGACACATCTTTGACAACCGCATTGTTCTTAATGGTATTGATGTGAAGGCGTTTTTGGACAGTCTGCCCGATGTCAAAGTAATAAAG ATGAAGTGTGACAACAACCAGGAAGCTGCTGGGGACACAAATGGAGCGCTCTCCATGCCAGTGATTCCCATGAACACAGCAGCTGAAGCAATAATCAACATGATCAATCAGGGTCAAATCCAGGTCACGATCAATGGCTTCACTGTCAGCAATGGCCTGGCCACCACACAG ATCAATAACAAAGCTGCCACTGGCGAGGAGGTGCCACGCACGGTCGTTGTGACAACCCGCTCCCAGTATGGTCTTCCAGAGGACTCCATTGTCTACTGCAACTTCAACCAGCTCTACAAGATTGACCCCCCTACTCTTCAAATGTGGGCCAAC ATCCTGAAGCGTGTGCCCAATAGCGTGCTGTGGCTTCTTCGCTTCCCTGCAGTGGGCGAGCCCAACATCCAGCAGTACGCTCTGAACATGGGTCTGCCTGGCTCTCGCATCATCTTTTCTCCTGTGGCACCCAAGGAGGAGCATGTGAGAAGGGGCCAGCTGGCTGATGTGTGCCTGGACACTCCTCTGTGTAATGGTCACACCACAGGCATGGATGTTCTCTGGGCTGGAACACCCATGGTCACCATGCCAG GTGAGACCCTTGCTTCCCGTGTGGCTGCATCACAACTCAACTGTCTGGGCTGCCCCGAGCTAATAGCCCATAGTCGCCAGGACTATGAGGATATAGCAGTCAAACTGGGCTCTGACATGGAATA CCTGAAGATGGTGAGAGCTCGTGTTTGGAAGCAGCGAATCTGCAGCCCACTTTTCAACACCAAGCTGTACTCAACAGAACTGGAGAAGCTCTATCTGCAGATGTGGGAGCACCACAGCAATGGCAACAAGCCAGAACACATGGTCAAGTTCCAGACAGTGGAGACCAGTGAGAATGCCTGA